AATGGTTGGAAAGTCCTTTTCTTTAAGCCTTATGCTGCCGATTTGGCTGTGGAAATTTTGCAAAAAATAGGGCATCGGAAAATAACTTTTTTCTGCGGAAACCTGCGCCGTGACACGCTTCCTGATTTTTTTAACAAACATAACCTCGCCTTTGAAGAGATACAGGTGTACCAAACCTATTATACGCCAAAGGCAATATCCGAAAAAGTCTATGGCATTCTGTTTTTCAGCCCCTCTGAGGTGAAAAGTTACTTACTTAAAAATTCAATAACCACTCAAATACTTTTTTGTATCGGCACCACTACTGCTCAAGAGGCTCAAAAACACTCCCTAAAAGTGGTTATAGCTGACTCGCCTACCGTGGAAAGTGTAATAGCCAAATGTTTGGAATATTAAAGTAGTTCACCTCTGTTTTTTAAATTTCGCTTAAAATGTGGGTCTAAGTGCATACGCATTGCCTCACGGAAGGATTGTGGAGTACCTTCTTTAAGTTCGCGAACCAAATCTTTATGGGTTACTACTTTTTGGGGGGCATCGGTAAATCCTCCACCCCAAGAATGGTAATTTAATTCGGATTTTTGCAATTCGTGAACATACTGAAAAACAGGGAGTAATATTCGCTGAAACTTAAAGAGCATATTGTTGTTTGCCATTTTGTACAATGCTTTATGGAATTTTACTTCCGTTTCAAGGGAAAAATGTTTGTCATTGCACTGAACGTTTTCACTCTCGCTTACTAATTGTTCTAATTCCCGAATTTGCTCGTGAGTTTTTCGAGCGAAGACAAAATCGGCCATACCGATTTCAAACATCAGCCGAAATTCAAATAAGTCTTGCAGGGTGGCTTCATCTAATATTTGAGGATTGAGCATTTTTTCAAAATTCTCTACCAAGTCGGGTTCTTTTAGAATCATACCTCGATGCTTTTTGGATTCGACCAGCCCTAAGGTACGCAAACGTGACATTGCCTCACGAATTGCCGTTCGGCTTACCCCCAACCATTCCGAAAATTGTATTTCTTTGGGGAGCGAGTCCCCAGGTTTCAAATTATTTTCTTTGATGTACTCCATAATACGTTGTTCCACCCGATCCACCAAAGACACATTTTCGATCGGTTTGATACTATCCATCGGCATATCTCAAAAAATTAAGTTAACAACAAACAGCTACCGAAAAACGGTATAATTTTAGTTTTTCCTTTTCTTACTCCATTTATTTTCTGTACATTTGTCTTATGTTGCACATATGTATTTAAAGCAAAGAAAATTCAAGCACTAAATTAGTACTTTTTAAGAAAAGATGCAAATAAAAAGAAAATAATTATTTAGCGTAAAACCAATGAAACACAGCGAACTTTACAAAAAAACATTACTGGAAGATGTTATTCCTTTCTGGGAAAAACATTCGTTAGACCACGAATTTGGCGGATATTTCACTTGCCTTGACCGTGAAGGAAACGTTTTTGACACCGATAAATTCATCTGGTTGCAAGGACGACAAGCGTGGACTTTTGCGATGCTTTACAATCAGGTAGAGAAAAACCCAAAATGGCTTGAAATCTCAAAACTAGGCGTTGAATTTCTGAAAAATCACGCAATGGACAGCGACGGGAATTTCTATTTTGCACTCACTCGCGATGGCAAACCGCTGGTTCAACCTTACAACATTTTTTCGGATTGTTTTGCAGCGATGGCTTTTAGTCAGTATGCAAAAGCCTCGGGTGATAAAACTTATAAAAAACTAGCTATCAGCACATATCACAACATATTAAAAAAACAAAACAATCCCAAAGGCAAATACGAAAAAACAACCGATGTGCGTCCGCTCAAAGGGTTTTCACTCCCGATGATTCTTTCTAATTTGGTTTTGGAATTGGAAAGCGTTCTTTCAGAAGAAGAAATCAACAAAACGATAGATTTCAGTATCAACGAAGTAATGAACGTGTTTTTAGATGCTGAAACAGGTATTATTTTTGAGAATGTTCGCCCTGACGGGAGCAAAGAAGATAGCTTTAACGGTCGATTGCTAAACCCCGGTCACGGCATCGAAGCGATGTGGTTTATGATTGATATTGCCGTACGTCGTGGTGACCAATCGCTTATTGAAAAAGCGACACAAACCATTCTTAACATCCTCAATTACAGTTGGGACGAAAAACACGGAGGCATTCTGTATTTTATGGATTCCAAAGGAAATCCGCCACAACAATTGGAATGGGACCAAAAACTTTGGTGGGTGCATTTAGAAACTTTGGTAGCACTTTCAAAGGCGTATTTGCACACCAAAAACTCGGAGATTTGGACGTGGTACGAAAAAGTACACAACTATGCTTGGTCGCATTTCTCTGACCCTGAGTACGGTGAATGGTTCGGTTACCTGAATCGGGAAGGAAAACCTTTGCTCACTCTTAAAGGCGGAAAATGGAAAGGCTGCTTCCACGTGCCGAGAGCTATGTTCCAATGTTGGAAAACTTTTGAAAAAATTGAAAATCAATAAATAAAACGCATCATAATGAATCGTATTTTTTATCTTTTATTCGCTTTTGTTCTTTTGTCGGCTTGTGGAAGCCAAAAAAACGTAATCGGCGGCGGCGAATTTACACAACCCGAAATGCCTTTGGTCACAGGCAAGGAGAATTTATTAGCTTCTTTCAAGTTAGCTACTAAAAATTTGAATGCTATCACAGAGGTAAAAGTTTTACTCAAATCCGAATTAAAATCTTTAGATTTAAGTGAAATAGCCATCTATTTAAGTGATAAAGAAAATTTTAAAGAAGCACAACAATTCGCTTCTACTAAAAACGTTCAATCGACAACACTTCTGAAAGGTAATTATTTGCCCAAAACTGAAAACACTTATGTTTGGGTAACAACAAGAACCACCGAAAAGCCGAATCTTCTAAACAAAATTAAAGTTTTTCAAATCGAATTTTTATCAAATGGGGCACGATACGTATATGTGAATCCGAAAAGTCCTGCACAACGCTTTGGGATAACGCTTCGCGAT
This genomic window from Capnocytophaga canimorsus contains:
- a CDS encoding uroporphyrinogen-III synthase; the protein is MRILLATKILSETQKKSFEHSDFQIIQHDFITIKHSATLPQITGDILLFTSQNAVRSVLKSQMLLHLKSIPAVCVGEKTAKLLKENGWKVLFFKPYAADLAVEILQKIGHRKITFFCGNLRRDTLPDFFNKHNLAFEEIQVYQTYYTPKAISEKVYGILFFSPSEVKSYLLKNSITTQILFCIGTTTAQEAQKHSLKVVIADSPTVESVIAKCLEY
- a CDS encoding FadR/GntR family transcriptional regulator, which translates into the protein MPMDSIKPIENVSLVDRVEQRIMEYIKENNLKPGDSLPKEIQFSEWLGVSRTAIREAMSRLRTLGLVESKKHRGMILKEPDLVENFEKMLNPQILDEATLQDLFEFRLMFEIGMADFVFARKTHEQIRELEQLVSESENVQCNDKHFSLETEVKFHKALYKMANNNMLFKFQRILLPVFQYVHELQKSELNYHSWGGGFTDAPQKVVTHKDLVRELKEGTPQSFREAMRMHLDPHFKRNLKNRGELL
- a CDS encoding AGE family epimerase/isomerase — encoded protein: MKHSELYKKTLLEDVIPFWEKHSLDHEFGGYFTCLDREGNVFDTDKFIWLQGRQAWTFAMLYNQVEKNPKWLEISKLGVEFLKNHAMDSDGNFYFALTRDGKPLVQPYNIFSDCFAAMAFSQYAKASGDKTYKKLAISTYHNILKKQNNPKGKYEKTTDVRPLKGFSLPMILSNLVLELESVLSEEEINKTIDFSINEVMNVFLDAETGIIFENVRPDGSKEDSFNGRLLNPGHGIEAMWFMIDIAVRRGDQSLIEKATQTILNILNYSWDEKHGGILYFMDSKGNPPQQLEWDQKLWWVHLETLVALSKAYLHTKNSEIWTWYEKVHNYAWSHFSDPEYGEWFGYLNREGKPLLTLKGGKWKGCFHVPRAMFQCWKTFEKIENQ